The Toxorhynchites rutilus septentrionalis strain SRP chromosome 3, ASM2978413v1, whole genome shotgun sequence genome includes a region encoding these proteins:
- the LOC129779216 gene encoding uncharacterized protein LOC129779216 — MFWEFWSVERDCLICLDELKWPVFCHNCKKGICYDCLQTWYGTSRICPHCRCPPKSAIGTMIDQKEIYACVKDGGLIEYHCEQCLQCICRKCIGPGGQHFRHCTRSLQELLSETLQSIELLKINITGAVEKMDKIRALAPHGHPKELVNQITPIREILKIQKFSCDFKIQDMAFFKHSFSIESFFRHQSECVYYAKQTNGNQWKCIVFPNGNSDARQKFVSLYLELSKGIASRYEYKFTIYNAASKGVLAEYYAVDDFSEGRRSLACQRLISIEEARAKAVAYNDGKVQLSFEIRPTAACYGLNCAASLANNKYKMLEYKTFSFVVQDFDAKRSLNKIIFSNVVYDQQNIAWRFRIDCNGHQEQGEYVSAYLELLNGAAGWFDIVIEIVHPKDKWRTFRRELTHEFSVHSNWGIPHFKALGDVRDFLDSNTLRFQYGMRPARSNYEMC; from the exons atgtTCTGGGAATTTTGGTCCGTTGAACGGGACTGTCTGATTTGCCTTGATGAACTAAAATGGCCCGTGTTCTGCCATAACTGTAAAAAAGGAATTTGCTACGACTGCTTGCAGACATGGTATGGCACGAGTCGTATCTGCCCTCACTGCAGATGTCCGCCCAAAAGTGCTATCGGAACAATGATCGATCAAAAAGAGATATACGCCTGCGTGAAAGACGGTGGACTCATTGAGTATCACTGTGAACAATGTTTGCAGTGTATTTGTCGAAAATGCATTGGACCAGGAGGGCAACACTTTCGGCATTGCACTCGTAGCTTGCAAGAGTTGTTATCGGAAACGTTGCAGTCGATAGAGCTGCTGAAAATCAACATAACTGGTGCTGTCGAAAAGATGGACAAAATCCGTGCTTTAGCTCCCCACGGTCATCCGAAGGAGTTAGTTAATCAAATAACCCCTATCAGAGAAATACTTAAAATTCAAAAGTTTTCTTG TGACTTCAAGATACAAGACATGGCCTTCTTCAAACACAGTTTTTCAATAGAATCATTTTTCAGACATCAGTCTGAATGCGTTTATTACGCCAAGCAAACCAATGGTAATCAGTGGAAATGTATTGTTTTTCCAAATGGCAATAGCGATGCTCGTCAGAAGTTTGTTAGTTTGTATTTGGAGCTTTCCAAAGGAATCGCTTCACGCTATGAGTACAAATTTACTATCTACAACGCCGCTTCGAAGGGAGTACTGGCAGAATATTATGCGGTTGATGATTTTTCGGAAGGTCGCAGATCTCTAGCCTGCCAACGATTGATTTCAATTGAGGAAGCTCGGGCGAAGGCAGTGGCATATAACGATGGTAAAGTGCAATTAAGCTTTGAAATACGACCCACAGCTGCATGCTATGGATTGAATTGTGCTGCCTCGTTGGCTAACAATAAGTATAAAAT GTTGGAGTATAAAACTTTCTCATTCGTGGTGCAAGATTTCGATGCTAAACGAAGTCtaaacaaaatcattttttccaacgtGGTTTACGATCAGCAGAATATCGCCTGGCGATTTCGAATTGATTGCAACGGACACCAAGAGCAGGGTGAATATGTGAGTGCTTACTTAGAGCTACTAAACGGTGCCGCTGGATG GTTTGATATTGTAATAGAAATAGTTCATCCCAAGGATAAATGGCGGACTTTTAGACGAGAACTAACGCATGAATTTTCCGTACACTCAAACTGGGGTATACCACACTTCAAAGCGTTGGGTGACGTGCGTGATTTCTTGGATTCAAACACGTTGAGGTTCCAGTATGGAATGCGTCCGGCACGATCGAATTACGAAATGTGTTAG